A stretch of Aureispira sp. CCB-E DNA encodes these proteins:
- a CDS encoding N-acetylmuramoyl-L-alanine amidase, whose protein sequence is MEKSTIVAIFLFVCLPFFSETSTYQSRPSNSVFTIVIDPGHGGKDSGALGSVVKEKDIALKLALRLGQYVQQYMPGVRVLYTRTTDSFIPLHQRIAIANNNHADLFFSIHCNSMLHRTNTVAGTETYVMGLHRVEENLNVAKRENKAVLLEKDYAQNYGGYDPHSSEGHIMLSMYQNAYLSQSLLLAEKVEQQFIHTAKRKSRGVKQAGFLVLRAATMPSVLVETGFLSNTIEESYLNSEKGQVYTASAMYRALKEYKYAVEQATNYNYRMVKGRSTTKTQPTYSTTALAKKHYYQKTPEKHQFVRKTVVPDSKPLVNEAIFDAPRQSFNEEPPVKEMPSITEMYPTSLQPIKPRSVYNTNNKTVFRVQLAAVAQKTSVKTGTWAAIEGVECVKVGNSYKLLIGTYIDLNTAAQQQEYWRQNGFKDAFIVAFRNGQRISMAEAIQ, encoded by the coding sequence GTGGAAAAATCAACAATTGTTGCTATTTTTTTATTTGTTTGTTTGCCCTTTTTCTCTGAAACTTCAACTTATCAATCAAGACCATCCAATAGTGTTTTTACGATAGTAATTGACCCTGGACATGGAGGGAAAGATAGTGGTGCTTTGGGAAGCGTGGTCAAAGAGAAAGATATTGCTTTGAAATTAGCCCTTCGATTGGGGCAATATGTACAGCAGTATATGCCTGGCGTACGGGTTTTGTATACCAGAACCACAGATAGTTTTATCCCGCTGCATCAACGCATTGCCATTGCTAATAATAATCATGCAGATTTGTTTTTTTCCATTCATTGTAATTCGATGCTGCATAGAACCAATACGGTTGCAGGAACGGAAACGTATGTGATGGGATTGCATCGAGTTGAAGAAAATTTGAATGTTGCTAAAAGAGAAAATAAAGCGGTTCTGTTAGAAAAAGACTATGCTCAAAACTATGGTGGCTATGATCCACATTCTTCTGAAGGTCATATTATGTTAAGTATGTATCAGAATGCTTACTTATCTCAAAGTTTGTTGTTAGCAGAAAAAGTAGAGCAACAATTTATACATACTGCTAAACGCAAAAGTAGAGGCGTAAAGCAAGCTGGTTTTTTGGTGCTTAGAGCAGCAACGATGCCTTCTGTTTTGGTCGAAACAGGATTTTTGTCAAATACTATAGAAGAAAGTTATCTCAATTCGGAAAAAGGACAAGTGTATACTGCTTCTGCAATGTATCGAGCTTTAAAAGAGTACAAATATGCCGTAGAACAGGCAACGAATTATAATTATCGAATGGTGAAAGGACGTTCAACGACTAAAACACAACCTACCTATTCAACAACAGCTTTGGCTAAGAAGCATTATTATCAAAAGACACCCGAAAAACACCAATTTGTTCGAAAGACAGTTGTTCCTGATTCTAAGCCGTTGGTTAATGAAGCTATATTTGATGCGCCTAGACAGTCATTCAATGAAGAGCCTCCTGTGAAGGAAATGCCTTCGATTACAGAAATGTATCCAACAAGTTTGCAACCAATCAAGCCCAGAAGTGTTTATAATACTAACAATAAAACTGTTTTTAGAGTCCAGTTAGCCGCAGTAGCACAAAAAACAAGCGTAAAAACGGGAACTTGGGCAGCCATCGAAGGAGTAGAGTGTGTGAAAGTAGGAAACTCTTATAAACTTTTGATTGGAACGTATATAGACTTGAATACTGCTGCACAACAACAAGAATATTGGCGTCAGAATGGATTTAAAGATGCCTTTATTGTAGCGTTTAGAAATGGTCAAAGAATTTCTATGGCAGAAGCTATTCAGTAA
- a CDS encoding MlaD family protein, with product MEISKEARVGFIGLVILFTTLFTFNYLNRQNVFSRNLILKAKFKDLEFLKMGNPVYIKGREYGRVVAIYKVGDVLWADLDIEPSAKIPQDARANITELSLLGGRMVTIDYTGACDGDDCLKNGDIIIGGVNNMKMQVAAVAKPILESFGKVADTLMGPNGMDKMLTKAYNSVASLRKTTNGLEGKMRGMNRTLPSTIKSFKELTAGLLEGEVDATAVTPTREMAMALDSLLDNLSSLTEEDIEAMTKILYTLKEQAEALPKNIQKAEAIIAKADDTLDSLNLKIAPYKEGASGMVPKLLYDADYKDSLNNSVENVSQKLRDIREQPQNNLSLRKKKKK from the coding sequence TTGGAAATATCTAAAGAAGCAAGGGTGGGGTTTATTGGTCTTGTTATTTTATTTACGACCTTATTTACCTTTAATTACCTGAATCGACAAAATGTATTCTCTAGAAACTTGATTCTTAAAGCTAAATTTAAGGATTTGGAGTTTTTAAAGATGGGAAACCCTGTTTATATAAAAGGGCGAGAATACGGAAGAGTCGTTGCTATATATAAGGTAGGAGACGTTTTGTGGGCGGACTTGGATATTGAACCTTCTGCCAAAATACCACAAGATGCAAGGGCTAATATTACCGAACTTTCTTTGTTGGGAGGTAGAATGGTAACCATTGACTATACTGGCGCTTGTGATGGTGACGATTGCTTGAAAAATGGTGATATTATAATTGGTGGTGTCAACAATATGAAAATGCAGGTGGCAGCAGTTGCAAAACCGATCTTAGAGTCGTTTGGTAAGGTAGCCGATACACTAATGGGACCAAATGGTATGGATAAGATGCTAACAAAAGCTTATAATTCAGTAGCTAGTTTGCGCAAAACTACCAATGGGCTCGAAGGTAAAATGAGAGGAATGAATAGAACATTACCAAGCACAATTAAGAGTTTTAAAGAACTCACGGCAGGTTTGTTAGAGGGAGAGGTGGATGCCACAGCGGTAACACCAACTCGTGAAATGGCAATGGCGTTAGACTCTTTGTTGGATAACTTATCTTCTTTGACGGAAGAAGATATTGAAGCTATGACAAAAATATTGTACACCTTAAAGGAACAAGCAGAAGCATTGCCTAAAAACATCCAAAAGGCAGAGGCTATTATAGCAAAAGCTGACGATACATTGGATAGCTTGAACTTAAAAATTGCTCCTTACAAAGAAGGTGCGTCGGGAATGGTACCTAAACTGTTGTATGATGCTGATTACAAAGATAGTTTAAACAATAGTGTAGAAAATGTTTCTCAGAAGCTTCGTGACATTCGAGAACAGCCACAAAATAATCTTTCATTAAGAAAGAAAAAAAAGAAGTAA
- a CDS encoding MlaD family protein, which translates to MRNEVKIGILGLVSIVLLIWGYNFLQGKNIFSSDIVANAVFTSVDGLNIAAPVTISGYKVGAVTNIKPSPDYSHVIVEMNIQDGTKIPKDARAVLVQPSLMGGKEISLKFVGDCGNDCLESGGTLQGNVSGMVDGILEVADPYLGKIDTILGAVAKLSMDDNKQLNATFKELQGVITNVKVLTDLVNNLLVSSSVNISVALSNLKKITGNIKDSNGEITSMLQNINTITTQVKDADLEKTIASAKEALDNINQVVNGLDGTLSKANNMIDNIGKITDFENQNGLVAALFNDKNFKGDIDEVVENLNLLLQDIRLHPERYKTVLSGKYKPYKPVDQDPKLKDGKDPKDQ; encoded by the coding sequence GTGCGTAACGAAGTTAAAATTGGTATTCTGGGCTTAGTGTCTATCGTCTTATTAATTTGGGGGTACAACTTTTTACAAGGAAAGAATATATTTTCATCAGATATCGTTGCGAATGCAGTGTTTACTTCTGTTGATGGTTTAAACATTGCCGCTCCTGTAACAATTAGTGGATATAAAGTTGGTGCAGTAACAAATATCAAACCTTCTCCAGATTACTCTCATGTAATTGTGGAAATGAATATTCAGGATGGTACCAAAATACCTAAAGATGCGAGAGCTGTCCTTGTACAACCTTCGTTGATGGGAGGCAAAGAAATTTCTTTGAAATTTGTAGGTGATTGTGGCAATGATTGTTTAGAGTCGGGAGGAACATTACAAGGAAATGTATCGGGTATGGTTGATGGTATTCTAGAGGTGGCGGATCCTTATTTAGGTAAAATTGATACCATACTAGGTGCTGTCGCTAAGTTGTCTATGGATGATAACAAGCAATTGAACGCTACCTTTAAAGAATTACAAGGGGTTATTACTAATGTAAAAGTATTGACGGATTTAGTGAATAATCTATTGGTTAGTTCATCTGTAAATATCTCTGTAGCCTTATCTAATCTAAAGAAAATTACAGGAAATATTAAGGATAGTAATGGAGAAATTACTAGTATGTTGCAAAATATTAATACCATTACAACACAGGTTAAAGATGCCGATTTAGAAAAAACAATTGCCTCTGCTAAAGAAGCATTGGACAATATTAATCAAGTAGTCAATGGGCTAGATGGTACTTTGAGCAAAGCCAATAACATGATTGATAATATTGGGAAAATTACAGATTTTGAAAATCAAAATGGTTTGGTCGCTGCGTTGTTCAATGACAAAAACTTTAAAGGAGATATTGACGAAGTAGTTGAAAATCTAAATTTATTGCTTCAAGATATCCGCTTGCATCCAGAACGTTATAAAACGGTTCTTAGTGGCAAGTACAAGCCATATAAACCCGTTGATCAAGATCCTAAATTGAAAGATGGTAAAGATCCTAAAGACCAATAA
- a CDS encoding carboxypeptidase-like regulatory domain-containing protein, which yields MMLIILTYTFLVLSPRSYAQSGFITGKIYSQVTKSTLHNAKIVLKRNNKYHSKTKTDHVGNYWFGQLRSGNYSISIYHDGYCILEVDKIALQHDGSIELDLGLVVQATNTNIDATADKVYQVYQAPICIDLEKASTAHQDFRNEIRILNEVYNGHEIRIAPSRRAPSRAEQNRPTHYHESFKGLEKTSAVLR from the coding sequence ATGATGCTTATAATTTTAACATATACTTTCTTAGTATTAAGTCCGCGTTCTTATGCTCAATCTGGTTTTATCACAGGAAAGATTTACAGCCAAGTTACAAAATCAACACTACATAACGCAAAAATAGTCTTAAAGAGAAATAATAAGTATCATAGTAAAACAAAAACTGACCATGTTGGAAATTATTGGTTTGGTCAATTAAGATCAGGAAATTATTCTATTTCAATCTATCATGATGGTTACTGTATCTTGGAAGTTGACAAAATTGCACTGCAACACGATGGAAGCATCGAATTGGATTTAGGTTTAGTCGTACAAGCAACCAACACTAATATTGATGCAACAGCAGATAAAGTTTATCAAGTTTATCAAGCTCCTATTTGTATTGACTTAGAAAAAGCATCAACAGCGCATCAAGACTTTAGAAATGAAATTCGTATTCTCAATGAAGTCTATAACGGCCATGAAATTCGCATTGCTCCTAGTAGAAGAGCACCTAGTCGAGCCGAACAAAATCGACCAACGCATTATCATGAAAGTTTTAAAGGATTGGAAAAAACAAGTGCTGTTTTGCGCTAA
- a CDS encoding vancomycin high temperature exclusion protein codes for MQSLLVLMGRLSKYTLLGSIVGVLMVLLANLVVLIAVNSNVYNDIQKVGYSDVALVLGTSRSVNGIVENPFFTHRIKAAAELFFEGKVKHILVSGDNSSMNYNEPRDMRHALIKLGVPDSCITMDFAGLRTLDSVVRSHKIFQQKRITIVSQEFHNYRALFIAQHYGIDAVAYNAAYPKEATLKTVWREYLARPKALLDLYLLDTQPKFLGDKITIRV; via the coding sequence ATGCAGTCATTATTAGTGTTAATGGGGAGGTTATCAAAATACACTTTATTAGGAAGTATTGTAGGTGTTTTGATGGTTTTATTAGCAAACTTGGTCGTACTTATAGCCGTAAATTCCAACGTTTATAACGATATTCAGAAAGTAGGGTATAGTGATGTTGCTTTAGTTTTGGGGACAAGCCGAAGTGTTAATGGTATTGTTGAAAACCCCTTTTTTACACATCGAATAAAAGCAGCAGCAGAATTATTTTTTGAAGGTAAGGTGAAACATATTTTAGTTAGTGGAGACAATAGTTCTATGAACTATAACGAACCTAGAGACATGCGCCATGCCTTGATAAAATTAGGAGTACCCGATTCCTGTATTACTATGGATTTTGCAGGATTAAGAACGCTAGATTCAGTCGTGCGTAGCCACAAAATCTTCCAACAAAAACGCATTACCATCGTTTCACAAGAGTTTCATAATTATAGAGCTTTGTTTATTGCCCAACACTATGGTATCGATGCCGTTGCTTACAATGCAGCCTACCCGAAAGAAGCTACTCTTAAAACCGTATGGAGAGAATATTTAGCTCGACCTAAAGCTTTATTAGACTTGTATTTATTAGATACACAACCTAAGTTTTTGGGGGATAAAATTACCATAAGAGTATAA
- the tpiA gene encoding triose-phosphate isomerase → MNRQLIVAGNWKMNKNLIEAFSLASEILAKAKKMSNKVEIVLAPPAPYLHTINSMSKDIAHVNIAAQNCHYEPKGAYTGEISAEMLASMNLTYVILGHSERRKFFQEDHEVLAKKVDAAIRAGVKVIFCCGEPLEEREANQQENFVLKQLKESLFHLSQDAMKQVVIAYEPIWAIGTGKTASPAQAQEMHQFIRHQISEHYTAELANACSILYGGSCKPSNAAELFAQKDVDGGLVGGASLQSEDFLQIIQARAKQA, encoded by the coding sequence ATGAATCGCCAACTAATTGTTGCAGGAAATTGGAAAATGAATAAAAATCTCATCGAAGCATTTTCGTTAGCTAGTGAGATTTTGGCGAAAGCCAAAAAAATGTCAAATAAGGTAGAAATAGTTCTAGCTCCTCCAGCACCCTACCTTCATACCATTAATAGTATGAGCAAAGATATTGCTCATGTCAATATTGCAGCACAAAATTGTCACTATGAACCGAAGGGAGCCTATACTGGCGAAATTTCAGCAGAAATGTTAGCTTCCATGAATCTGACCTATGTTATTTTAGGGCATTCTGAACGTAGAAAATTCTTTCAAGAAGATCATGAAGTTTTAGCTAAAAAAGTTGATGCTGCTATTAGAGCTGGAGTAAAGGTGATTTTCTGCTGTGGCGAGCCTTTAGAAGAAAGAGAAGCCAATCAACAAGAAAACTTTGTTTTGAAACAACTAAAAGAAAGTCTGTTTCACCTCTCACAAGATGCAATGAAACAAGTAGTAATTGCCTATGAGCCTATTTGGGCAATAGGGACAGGAAAAACAGCAAGCCCTGCCCAAGCACAAGAAATGCATCAATTCATTCGTCATCAAATTTCTGAACACTATACTGCCGAATTAGCCAACGCTTGTTCTATTCTTTATGGAGGGAGTTGCAAACCTTCTAATGCTGCTGAGTTATTCGCCCAAAAAGATGTTGATGGTGGTTTAGTAGGAGGGGCTTCCCTTCAATCAGAAGACTTTTTACAAATTATTCAAGCTAGAGCAAAACAGGCTTAA